From a region of the Acidobacteriota bacterium genome:
- the purL gene encoding phosphoribosylformylglycinamidine synthase subunit PurL: MPTTPAAAVAITPEVVAEHGITPDEYKKVLKWLGREPSLTELGIFSVMWSEHCSYKSSRIYLKRLPTRSKLVVQGPGENAGIIDIGEGWACAFKIESHNHPSFIEPFQGAATGVGGILRDIFTMGARPIAVMDSLRFGPIVASARSAAAQKRPGIDHATLHKNHALLEGVVSGIAHYGNCFGVPNLGGETKFEDCYSQNPLVNAFALGIVRRDQIFYAKAAGVGNPVIYVGAKTGRDGIHGATMASEEFSEGSQAKRPNVQVGDPFLEKLLLEACLEAMHSGAVVGIQDMGAAGLTCSTCEMGGRGNVGLEIELDKVPQRETGMNAYEIMLSESQERMLLVADKGREQEVLDIFAKWGLDAVKIGHVISDPKMRVFEHGQLVAEIPNAALTDDAPVYQRPLERMDAVPKFPREMPAAIDLSAERDLGADLKSMLAAPNICSKRRIHQQYDSMVQTNTVEGPGLEAGVVRIKGTNRALAMALDGNGRWCYLDPKLGAMHAVAEAARNVACTGARPVAATNCLNFGSPEKPGTMWQFAQVIDGITRACEELETPITGGNVSFYNETLGEGIWPTPVIGVVGILDDVHRATPSHFRESGRAILLLRGSEAGDATDVEQEFGSSEYAKQVLGAIWGFPPALEIEREHGLQRAIVRLIRDGLIESAHDCSDGGLAVTLAEASFGSDVGAAVDLTGNRLPPAAVLYGEDASRIVISCDEKNVETIQNTALEYGVAADLLGHTATEQFSITVDGQPVVRAKVSELKAIWESALDRALHAGTEEHLVPDVLQKS; this comes from the coding sequence ATGCCTACCACGCCCGCCGCCGCCGTCGCCATCACCCCCGAAGTCGTCGCCGAGCATGGCATCACGCCCGACGAATACAAGAAGGTCCTGAAGTGGCTCGGCCGGGAGCCTTCGCTCACCGAGCTGGGCATCTTCAGCGTGATGTGGAGTGAGCACTGCTCGTATAAATCGTCGCGCATCTACCTGAAGCGCCTGCCCACGCGCTCGAAGCTGGTAGTGCAGGGACCGGGCGAGAACGCTGGCATCATCGACATCGGCGAGGGCTGGGCGTGTGCCTTCAAGATCGAGTCGCACAACCATCCTTCGTTCATCGAGCCATTCCAGGGCGCGGCGACGGGCGTGGGCGGCATCCTGCGCGACATCTTTACCATGGGCGCGCGGCCCATCGCGGTCATGGACTCGCTGCGCTTCGGGCCGATCGTTGCTTCGGCGCGCAGCGCAGCTGCGCAGAAACGCCCGGGCATCGACCACGCCACATTGCACAAGAATCATGCGCTGCTAGAAGGCGTGGTCAGCGGCATCGCGCACTACGGTAACTGCTTTGGCGTCCCCAACCTCGGCGGCGAGACGAAATTCGAAGACTGCTACTCGCAGAACCCGCTGGTGAACGCGTTCGCGCTCGGGATCGTGCGGCGCGACCAGATCTTTTACGCCAAGGCCGCCGGCGTGGGGAACCCGGTGATCTACGTGGGAGCGAAGACCGGGCGCGACGGCATTCACGGCGCCACCATGGCGTCGGAAGAATTCAGCGAAGGGTCACAGGCGAAGCGTCCGAACGTCCAGGTGGGCGACCCGTTCCTGGAAAAACTTCTGCTCGAGGCGTGCCTCGAAGCCATGCACTCCGGCGCGGTCGTCGGCATACAAGATATGGGCGCCGCCGGCCTTACCTGTTCGACCTGTGAGATGGGCGGGCGCGGCAACGTTGGCCTGGAGATCGAACTCGATAAAGTCCCGCAGCGCGAGACGGGGATGAACGCCTACGAGATCATGCTCTCGGAATCGCAGGAGCGCATGCTGCTCGTCGCCGACAAGGGCCGCGAGCAGGAAGTGCTCGACATCTTTGCGAAGTGGGGCCTCGATGCCGTCAAGATCGGCCATGTGATCTCCGACCCGAAGATGCGCGTCTTCGAGCACGGCCAGCTGGTTGCCGAGATCCCCAACGCCGCGCTCACCGACGATGCTCCTGTCTACCAGCGTCCGCTGGAGCGGATGGATGCTGTCCCGAAGTTTCCGCGCGAGATGCCCGCGGCGATCGACCTCAGCGCCGAACGCGACCTCGGCGCGGACCTGAAGAGCATGCTCGCCGCGCCGAACATCTGCTCCAAGCGGCGCATCCACCAGCAGTATGACTCGATGGTACAGACCAACACGGTGGAAGGTCCCGGACTCGAAGCCGGGGTGGTCCGCATCAAGGGAACGAACCGCGCGCTCGCCATGGCGCTCGATGGCAACGGACGCTGGTGCTACCTCGATCCTAAGCTGGGCGCGATGCACGCCGTGGCCGAGGCCGCGCGCAACGTGGCGTGCACCGGGGCGCGTCCCGTGGCCGCCACCAACTGCCTGAACTTCGGCAGTCCGGAGAAACCGGGGACGATGTGGCAGTTCGCGCAGGTGATCGACGGCATCACGCGGGCCTGCGAAGAACTGGAAACACCGATCACCGGTGGCAACGTGAGTTTCTACAACGAGACGCTCGGCGAAGGTATTTGGCCAACGCCCGTGATCGGCGTGGTCGGCATCCTCGACGATGTGCACCGCGCGACGCCTTCCCACTTCCGGGAATCTGGGCGTGCCATTCTGCTGCTGCGCGGCTCCGAGGCGGGCGACGCGACCGATGTGGAGCAGGAATTCGGCTCCAGCGAATACGCCAAGCAGGTGCTGGGCGCGATCTGGGGATTCCCGCCGGCGCTCGAGATCGAGCGCGAGCACGGGTTGCAGCGCGCCATCGTAAGACTCATTCGCGATGGCCTGATCGAGAGCGCGCACGACTGTTCCGACGGTGGGTTAGCCGTAACGCTCGCCGAGGCCAGCTTTGGGAGCGACGTTGGAGCGGCAGTGGACCTGACTGGTAACCGGCTGCCACCGGCGGCGGTGCTCTACGGCGAAGACGCCAGCCGCATCGTGATTTCTTGCGACGAAAAGAACGTCGAGACCATCCAAAATACTGCGCTAGAATATGGCGTAGCAGCGGACCTCCTCGGCCACACGGCAACCGAACAATTCAGCATCACCGTAGACGGCCAGCCAGTCGTGAGGGCGAAGGTGTCGGAACTGAAGGCTATTTGGGAGTCCGCGCTGGACCGGGCGCTGCACGCGGGAACGGAAGAGCACCTGGTGCCAGACGTGTTGCAGAAGAGCTGA
- a CDS encoding type II toxin-antitoxin system HicA family toxin yields the protein MKVRDVIKLVEQDGWRVARTRGSHRQYVHPSKGGVVTVAGHPSQDLHPKTYGTILRQAGLKKQ from the coding sequence ATGAAGGTTCGCGACGTCATCAAGCTCGTCGAGCAGGATGGTTGGAGAGTGGCAAGGACGAGGGGAAGTCATCGGCAATATGTTCACCCCTCGAAGGGTGGGGTGGTGACGGTCGCAGGCCACCCGTCACAGGATCTGCATCCGAAAACGTACGGGACGATACTTCGGCAGGCGGGACTCAAAAAACAATGA